Proteins found in one Zea mays cultivar B73 chromosome 1, Zm-B73-REFERENCE-NAM-5.0, whole genome shotgun sequence genomic segment:
- the KSL4 gene encoding dolabradiene synthase KSL4, chloroplastic (The RefSeq protein has 1 substitution compared to this genomic sequence) produces MASLSFASSHASLFCCQQSSSAIILRPAGALLRLSRRQPSSHTISTTDQLFPRRSRMPRNVDTHAAAERNSPSTMSSLEAVDELETNGDSAVVVVREQQQQQHLLMGATDDGLPPSPYDTAWVAMVPAPGNPLVPRFPQCVDWILQNQRSDGSWGPDGGSGDHPSSPLGKDALMSTLACVLALKTWDAGEEHVRKGLSFVGNNSPSCVMTGDERDAPVGFSVIFPGMLARAIDMGLDIPMMTQANVDAFIRLRDTELNRMAATTGSKAFMSYVAEGLGDVLDWDEAAMVYQRQNGSFFNSPATTAAAAIHGNNDRALRYLDSLVNMFGSSVPTVYPRSTYSRLHMVDTLQKMGLSRSFVSEINEMLDMTYRSWLANDDEEMMLDMSTCAMAFRLLRMHGYDVSSDGLAQFSSESSFRDSVHGQANDTEALLELYKASQIQITEDELVLVDIRSWSAKLLKEQLGSDKVSRSVDAQEVQQVLKFPFYTTLDRLEHRRHIEQFKAGGFHMLKSAYRFCKEDEELVSLAVQGFHSSQALYQQELQFLTRWAKEARLHDLEFARIMPMNTFFPNAALMYAPELSEARILCTKNCMLATAVDDLFDVGGSREEMENLVRLIDMWDEHEEVGFCSERVEILFRAIYDTSKELAAKAMAVQNRSVINHVAELWADLVRAMMTEAEWSMRGHVPSSMEEYMQVAETSFALGPIVLMPLYLIGPELPEAVVRCPEYKQLFHHMNVCGRLLNDLQSYEREGKQGKINSVLLVAPRHGGSIEAAKSEVRRAIEASRRELLRMLVAEADATVPRPFRQEFWNMCKMVHLFYMEDDCYSSPKELVHAANMVVFDPLRVREL; encoded by the exons ATGGCATCGTTGAGCTTTGCCTCGTCCCATGCGTCCCTCTTCTGTTGCCAACAATCCTCCAGTGCAATCATCCTTCGACCAGCTGGAGCACTGCTGCGGCTGTCCCGGAGGCAACCGTCGTCGCATACCATTTCCACCACCGACCAACTGTTCCCGCGGCGGTCACGCATGCCGCGGAACGTGGATACGCATGCCGCCGCGGAACGCAACTCTCCCAGCACAATGAGCAGTCTGGAAGCGGTGGACGAGCTGGAGACGAACGGCGACAGCGCGGTCGTCGTCGTCagggagcagcagcagcagcagcacctgctgaTGGGCGCCACCGACGACGGCTTACCGCCGTCGCCGTACGACACGGCATGGGTGGCGATGGTGCCGGCGCCGGGTAACCCACTGGTGCCCCGCTTCCCGCAGTGCGTGGACTGGATCCTGCAGAACCAGCGCAGCGACGGGTCGTGGGGGCCCGACGGCGGCTCCGGCGACCACCCGTCGTCGCCGCTGGGCAAGGACGCGCTCATGTCCACTCTGGCGTGCGTCCTTGCGCTCAAGACGTGGGACGCCGGCGAGGAGCACGTCAGGAAAG GGCTCTCTTTCGTCGGGAACAACTCGCCGTCGTGCGTGATGACGGGTGACGAGCGCGACGCGCCGGTAGGGTTCAGCGTCATCTTCCCCGGCATGCTCGCCCGTGCCATCGACATGGGGTTAGACATCCCAATGATGACGCAAGCCAACGTCGACGCCTTCATCCGACTGCGTGACACGGAGCTAAACAG GATGGCGGCCACCACCGGaagtaaagctttcatgtcatacGTAGCAGAAGGCTTGGGAGATGTACTGGACTGGGATGAAGCTGCTATGGTGTACCAAAGGCAAAACGGGTCATTCTTCAACTCACCGGCCACAACTGCCGCGGCTGCGATCCACGGCAACAACGACCGAGCGCTCCGCTACTTGGATTCCCTCGTCAACATGTTTGGCAGCTCAG TGCCAACTGTGTATCCCCGGAGCACGTACTCTCGTCTCCACATGGTGGATACACTGCAAAAGATGGGCCTCTCTCGAAGCTTTGTCTCTGAGATAAACGAAATGCTTGACATGACATATAG GTCCTGGTTGGCCAACGACGACGAGGAGATGATGCTGGACATGTCGACGTGCGCCATGGCGTTCCGCCTCCTGCGTATGCACGGATACGACGTCTCTTCTG ATGGGCTAGCTCAGTTCAGCAGTGAGTCCAGCTTCCGCGATTCCGTCCATGGCCAGGCAAACGATACCGAGGCATTGCTGGAGCTGTACAAAGCGTCGCAGATTCAGATCACGGAGGACGAGCTCGTCTTGGTAGACATTCGTTCTTGGTCAGCTAAACTACTGAAGGAACAGCTTGGTTCCGACAAGGTATCAAGATCAGTAGACGCCCAAGAG GTGCAGCAAGTTCTCAAGTTTCCCTTCTACACCACCCTAGACCGGCTGGAACACAGGAGGCACATAGAGCAATTCAAGGCAGGGGGCTTCCACATGCTAAAGTCAGCCTACCG CTTTTGCAAGGAAGACGAAGAGCTTGTATCGCTTGCTGTCCAAGGGTTCCATTCCTCCCAGGCATTGTACCAACAGGAGCTCCAGTTCCTCACGAG GTGGGCGAAAGAAGCGAGACTGCATGACCTCGAGTTTGCACGAATCATGCCGATGAACACGTTCTTCCCAAACGCCGCACTCATGTATGCCCCTGAACTATCCGAGGCTCGCATCCTGTGCACCAAGAATTGCATGCTGGCCACCGCAGTCGACGACCTGTTCGACGTCGGCGGATCAAGGGAAGAGATGGAGAACCTCGTCAGGCTGATCGACAT GTGGGACGAGCACGAAGAGGTTGGCTTCTGCTCTGAGCGCGTAGAGATTCTCTTCCGCGCCATTTACGACACGAGCAAGGAGCTCGCAGCCAAGGCCATGGCGGTGCAGAACCGCAGcgtcatcaaccacgtcgccgagcTC TGGGCGGATCTGGTGAGGGCCATGATGACCGAGGCGGAATGGAGCATGCGCGGACACGTGCCGTCGTCGATGGAGGAGTACATGCAGGTCGCGGAGACGTCGTTTGCTCTGGGCCCGATCGTCCTCATGCCCCTCTACCTCATCGGCCCGGAGCTCCCGGAGGCCGTGGTCCGGTGCCCCGAGTACAAGCAGCTGTTCCACCACATGAACGTCTGTGGGCGCCTGCTGAACGACCTCCAGTCGTACGAGAGGGAGGCGAAGCAAGGGAAGATCAACAGCGTCCTCCTTGTAGCCCCTCGGCACGGTGGCTCCATCGAGGCCGCCAAGAGCGAGGTGAGGCGCGCCATCGAGGCCTCCCGGAGGGAGCTGCTGAGGATGCTGGTCGCCGAGGCGGACGCCACGGTACCCCGGCCCTTCAGGCAGGAGTTCTGGAACATGTGCAAGATGGTCCACCTGTTCTACATGGAGGACGACTGCTACTCGTCGCCCAAGGAGCTGGTGCACGCGGCCAACATGGTGGTTTTCGATCCGCTGCGGGTCAGGGAACTTTGA